Genomic window (Planktothrix serta PCC 8927):
TGGCTGGGGCGGGGTCAGTTAAGTCATCCGCAGGGACATAAACCGCTTGAATCGAGGTAATAGACCCTTCCTTGGTGGAGGTGATGCGTTCTTGCAGTTCACCCATTTCTGTTCCCAGAGTGGGCTGATATCCCACAGCAGAAGGCATCCGACCTAACAGCGCGGATACTTCCGAACCCGCTTGCACGAACCGGAAGATATTATCGATAAACAGCAGCACGTCTTGTTTGCTGACATCGCGGAAATACTCAGCCATCGTCAGAGCCGATAGACCCACCCGCATTCTAGCTCCGGGGGGTTCGTTCATCTGACCATAAACGAGAGCCACTTTAGATTGAGTCAAGTCGTTGGTATTGATCACGCCGGACTCGATCATTTCATTGTAAAGGTCATTCCCTTCACGGGTACGTTCACCCACACCGCCGAACACGGAAACTCCACCGTGAGCTTTAGCGATGTTGTTAATCAGTTCCATAATAATAACGGTTTTGCCAACTCCGGCTCCACCGAACAGACCAATTTTACCCCCCCGACGATAGGGAGCTAATAGGTCTACCACTTTAATCCCCGTTTCAAACACGGAGGGTTTTGTTTCTAACTGAGTAAATGCCGGGGCTGAACGGTGAATGGAAGAGGTTTCTTGGGTTTGAACCGGGCCTAAATTATCGACGGGTTCACCAATAACGTTAAAAATCCGTCCCAAGGTGGCGGGGCCAACGGGAACACTAATGGGAGCGCCAGTA
Coding sequences:
- the atpD gene encoding F0F1 ATP synthase subunit beta; translated protein: MVSTAEKTQVGYVTQIIGPVVDIKFPSGHLPEIYNALKISGKNEVGQDISIVCEVQQLLGDGQIRSVSMSTTDGLVRGMEVVDTGAPISVPVGPATLGRIFNVIGEPVDNLGPVQTQETSSIHRSAPAFTQLETKPSVFETGIKVVDLLAPYRRGGKIGLFGGAGVGKTVIIMELINNIAKAHGGVSVFGGVGERTREGNDLYNEMIESGVINTNDLTQSKVALVYGQMNEPPGARMRVGLSALTMAEYFRDVSKQDVLLFIDNIFRFVQAGSEVSALLGRMPSAVGYQPTLGTEMGELQERITSTKEGSITSIQAVYVPADDLTDPAPATTFAHLDATTVLSRGLASKGIYPAVDPLDSTSTMLQPSIVGSEHYNTARAVQSTLQRYKELQDIIAILGLDELSEEDRMTVARARKIEKFLSQPFFVAEVFTGSPGQYVTLEKTIKGFNMIMSGELDDLPEQAFYMVGDIDQVIAKAEKLKG